In a genomic window of Magnolia sinica isolate HGM2019 chromosome 16, MsV1, whole genome shotgun sequence:
- the LOC131229263 gene encoding uncharacterized protein LOC131229263 — translation MSSGRSIFFLRNASSSSSSSNGRFSFHGGLFSHRSLLSPPTSAPILTKQLSRAYVRSHLRFKKHIESELPPSVSPKKIGLVGWYLGMIEARPVLTKGVTAGIIFTGADVSSQMITLTSSDSYDPIRTLRMAGYGMLISGPSLHLWFNFVSRILPKRDLLSTLKKMFMGQTVYGPLINATFFSVNAVLQGENGAEIVARLKRDMIPTTLNGLVYWPICDFITFKFIPVRLQPLVSNSFSFIWSIYITYMASLKKVSMDKIPTD, via the exons ATGAGCAGCGGCAggagtatcttctttctaagaaatgcaagcagcagcagcagcagcagcaacggaCGTTTCTCATTCCATGGTGGACTCTTTTCTCATCGCTCCCTTCTCTCTCCTCCAACCTCAGCTCCGATTCTCACAAAGCAACTTTCAAGGGCTTATGTTCGCTCCCATCTTCGCTTTAAAAAACACATCGAATCGGAACTCCCTCCTTCCGTTTCTCCGAAGAAGATCGGACTCGTAGGCTGGTATTTGGGGATGATCGAGGCCCGCCCCGTTCTCACGAAGGGCGTCACTGCTGGGATTATTTTCACCGGTGCCGATGTCTCTTCTCAG ATGATTACGCTTACATCTTCAGATTCCTATGACCCGATAAGGACATTGCGTATGGCTGGATATGGAATGCTAATTTCAGGACCATCATTGCATTTATGGTTCAATTTTGTCTCAAGAATTCTACCAAAGCGGGATTTACTTAGTACTTTGAAGAAAATGTTTATGGGTCAAACTGTCTATGGCCCTCTTATCAATGCTACTTTCTTCTCCGTGAATGCTGTATTACAAG GTGAAAATGGTGCTGAGATTGTTGCCAGGTTGAAGCGAGACATGATTCCGACGACATTAAATGGCCTCGTGTACTGGCCCATTTGCGATTTCATCACTTTCAAATTCATTCCCGTCCGTCTGCAG CCGTTGGTAAGCaattcattttcattcatttggtCCATTTACATCACATACATGGCGAGCTTAAAGAAAGTTAGCATGGATAAGATTCCAACTGATTGA